The following proteins come from a genomic window of Mustela nigripes isolate SB6536 unplaced genomic scaffold, MUSNIG.SB6536 HiC_scaffold_76, whole genome shotgun sequence:
- the LOC132008225 gene encoding MAP kinase-activating death domain protein isoform X47 — MVQKKKLCPRLLDYLVIVGARHPSSDSVAQTPELLRRYPLEDHSEFPLPPDVVFFCQPEGCLSVRQRRMSLRDDTSFVFTLTDKDTGVTRYGICVNFYRSFQKRMPKEKGEGGAGSRGKEGPRATCASEEVGTETSETGLSLQPPSADPAPDVNQSPRVKPRAKAGSRSRNSTLTSLCVLSHYPFFSTFRECLYTLKRLVDCCSERLLGKKLGIPRGIQRDTMWRIFTGSLLVEEKSSALLHDLREIEAWIYRLLRSPVPVSGQKRVDIEVLPQELQQALTFALPDPSRFTLVDFPLHLPLELLGVDACLQVLTCILLEHKVVLQSRDYNALSMSVMAFVAMIYPLEYMFPVIPLLPTCMASAEQLLLAPTPYIIGVPASFFLYKLDFKMPDDVWLVDLDSNRVIAPTNAEVLPTLPEPESLELKKHLKQALASMSLNTQPILNLEKFHEGQEIPLLLGRPSNDLQSTPSTEFNPLIYGNDVDSVDVATRVAMVRFFNSPNVLQGFQMHTRTLRLFPRPVVAFQAGSFLASRPRQTPFAEKLARTQAVEYFGEWILNPTNYAFQRIHNNMFDPALIGDKPKWYAHQLQPIHYRVYDSNSQLAEALSVPPERDSDSEPTDDSGSDSMDYDDSSSSYSSLGDFVSEMMKCDINGDTPNVDPLTHAALGDASEVKIDELQNQKESEEVGPESKNSQENPPLRSSSSITASSSPSTVIHGANAEPADSTEVDDKAAVGVSKPLSAVPSSMGKSNTDRHQTEIGEGAQKLLRPNSLKLASDSEAESDSRASSPTSTISNNSTEGFGGIMSFASSLYRNHSTSFSLSNLTLPTKGAREKTTPFPSLKGNRRALVDQKSSVIKHSPTVKREPPSPQGRSSNSSENQQFLKEVVHSVLDGQGVGWLNMKKVRRLLESEQLRVFVLSKLNRSVQSEDDARQDAIPDVEVSRKVYKGMLDLLKCTVLSLEQSYAHAGLGGMASIFGLLEIAQTHYYSKEPDKRKKSPTESVNTPVGKDPGLSGRGDPKAMAQLRVPQLGPRAPSAAGKGPRELDTRSLKEENFVASVGPEVIKSVFETEEKKSQISADSGVSLTSGSQRTDPDSVIGVSPAVMIRSSSQDSEVSTVVSNSSGETLGADSDLSSNAGDGPGGEGSAHLASSRGTLSDSEIETNSATSTIFGKAHSLKPSVKEKLVGSPVRSSEDVSQRVYLYEGLLGRDKGSMWDQLEDAAMETFSISKERSTLWDQMQFWEDAFLDAVMLEREGMGMDQGPQEMIDRYLSLGEHDRKRLEDDEDRLLATLLHNLISYMLLMKVNKNDIRKKVRRLMGKSHIGLVYSQQINEVLDQLANLNGRDLAIRSSGSRHMKKQTFVVHAGTDTNGDIFFMEVCDDCVVLRSNIGTVYERWWYEKLINMTYCPKTKVLCLWRRNGSETQLNKFYTKKCRELYYCVKDSMERAAARQQSIKPGPELGGEFPVQDMKTGEGGLLQVTLEGINLKFMHSQFLKLKKW, encoded by the exons ATGGTGCAAAAGAAGAAGCTCTGTCCTCGGTTACTTGATTATCTAGTGATCGTAGGGGCCAG GCACCCGAGCAGTGATAGTGTGGCCCAGACTCCTGAATTACTACGGCGGTACCCCTTGGAGGACCACTCCGAGTTTCCCCTGCCCCCAGATGTAGTGTTCTTCTGCCAGCCTGAGGGCTGTCTGAGTGTGCGTCAGCGGCGCATGAGTCTGCGGGATGACACTTCTTTCGTCTTCACCCTCACTGACAAGGACACTGGAGTCACTCGTTATGGCATCTGTGTTAACTTCTACCGCTCCTTCCAGAAGCGTATGCctaaagaaaagggggaaggTGGGGCAGGGTCACGTGGGAAGGAAGGACCCCGTGCCACTTGTGCATCAGAAGAGGTTGGCACTGAGACCTCAGAGACCGGCCTGTCCTTGCAACCCCCCAGTGCTGACCCCGCCCCCGATGTGAATCAGTCTCCTCGGGTCAAACCCCGGGCCAAGGCAGGGAGCCGTTCACGCAATAGTACTCTGACATCCCTGTGTGTGCTCAGCCACTATCCCTTCTTCTCCACCTTCCGAGAATGTCTGTACACCCTCAAACGTCTTGTGGACTGCTGCAGCGAGCGGCTGCTGGGCAAGAAACTGGGCATCCCTCGAGGCATACAAAG GGACACTATGTGGCGCATCTTTACTGGATCATTGCTAGTGGAGGAGAAGTCAAGTGCCCTTCTTCATGACCTTCGAGAGATTGAGGCCTGGATCTATCGATTGCTTCGTTCCCCAGTGCCCGTCTCTGGGCAGAAGCGAGTAGACATTGAGGTCCTACCCCAGGAGCTCCAACAAGCTCTGACCTTTGCTCTTCCAGACCCTTCTCGATTCACCCTGGTGGATTTCCCACTGCACCTTCCCTTGGAACTTCTGGGTGTGGATGCCTGTCTTCAGGTGCTAACCTGCATCCTCTTAGAGCACAAG GTGGTGCTACAGTCCCGAGACTACAATGCCCTCTCCATGTCTGTGATGGCATTTGTGGCGATGATCTACCCACTGGAGTATATGTTTCCTGTAATCCCACTGCTGCCCACCTGCATGGCATCGGCAGAACAG CTGCTGTTGGCTCCAACTCCATACATCATCGGGGTCCCTGCCAGCTTCTTCCTCTACAAGCTGGACTTCAAAATGCCTGATGACGTATGGCTGGTGGATCTGGACAGCAATAGG GTGATTGCCCCCACCAATGCAGAGGTGCTCCCAACCCTGCCAGAGCCAGAATCATTAGAGCTGAAGAAGCATCTGAAGCAG GCCCTTGCCAGCATGAGTCTCAACACCCAGCCCATCCTCAATCTGGAAAAATTCCACGAAGGCCAAGAGATCCCCCTTCTCTTGGGAAGGCCTTCTAACGACCTGCAGTCCACACCTTCCACTGAATTCAACCCACTCATCTATGGCAATGATGTGGATTCTGTGGATGTTGCAACGAG AGTGGCCATGGTCCGTTTCTTCAACTCCCCCAACGTGCTGCAGGGCTTCCAGATGCACACACGTACCCTGCGTCTCTTCCCTCGGCCCGTGGTAGCTTTTCAAGCTGGCTCCTTTCTAGCCTCACGTCCCCGGCAGACTCCTTTTGCAGAGAAGCTGGCCAGAACTCAGGCCGTGGAGTACTTCGGAGAATGGATCCTGAACCCCACCAACTACGCCTTCCAGCGAATCCACAACA ACATGTTTGATCCAGCCCTGATTGGTGACAAGCCGAAGTGGTATGCCCATCAGCTACAGCCCATCCATTATCGAGTCTATGATAGCAACTCCCAGCTGGCCGAGGCACTGAGCGTGCCCCCAGAGCGCGactctgactctgagcccactGATGACAG TGGCAGCGATAGTATGGATTATGATGACTCAAGCTCTTCTTACTCCTCCCTTGGTGACTTTGTCAGTGAAATGATGAAGTGTGACATCAATGGTGATACTCCCA ATGTGGATCCGTTGACGCATGCAGCGCTGGGGGATGCCAGCGAGGTGAAGATCGATGAGCTGCAGAACCAGAAGGAATCTGAGGAAGTGGGCCCGGAAAGCAAGAACTCTCAGGAAAACCCGCCGCTGCGCTCCAGCTCCAGCATCACCGCCAGCAGTAGCCCCAGCACCGTCATCCATGGAGCTAATGCT GAACCTGCCGATTCAACGGAGGTGGACGATAAGGCAGCAGTAGGCGTCTCCAAGCCCCTCTCTGCCGTGCCTTCCAGCATGGGCAAATCGAACACGGACAGGCACCAGACAGAAATCGGAGAGGG GGCTCAAAAGCTGCTGCGGCCCAACAGCTTGAAACTGGCAAGCGACTCTGAGGCAGAGTCCGACTCTCGCGCAAGTTCACCCACCTCCACCATCTCCAACAACAGCACCGAGGGCTTCGGGGGCATCATGTCTTTTGCCA GCAGCCTATATCGAAACCACAGTACGAGCTTCAGTCTTTCAAACCTCACACTGCCCACCAAAGGTGCGCGAGAGAAGACCACACCCTTCCCCAGTCTGAAAG GAAACAGGAGGGCCTTAGTGGACCAGAAGTCATCTGTTATTAAACACAGCCCAACAGTGAAAAGAGAGCCTCCATCACCTCAGGGTCGATCCAGCAATTCTAG TGAGAACCAGCAGTTCCTGAAGGAGGTGGTCCACAGCGTGCTGGATGGCCAGGGCGTTGGCTGGCTCAACATGAAAAAGGTGCGTCGGCTACTGGAGAGCGAGCAGCTGCGAGTCTTTGTCCTGAGCAAGCTGAATCGCTCAGTGCAGTCAGAGGACGATGCCCGGCAGGACGCCATCCCCGACGTG GAGGTCAGTCGGAAGGTATACAAGGGGATGCTAGACCTGCTCAAGTGCACGGTGCTCAGCCTGGAGCAGTCCTACGCCCACGCGGGTCTGGGGGGTATGGCCAGCATCTTTGGGCTTCTGGAGATTGCCCAGACCCACTACTATAGCAAAG AACCAGACAAGCGGAAGAAAAGTCCAACAGAGAGTGTAAATACCCCAGTCGGCAAGGATCCTGGCCTGTCCGGGCGGGGGGACCCAAAGGCCATGGCACAGCTGAGAGTTCCCCAGCTGGGACCTCGGGCACCAAGTGCTGCAGGAAAGGGTCCCAGAGAACTAGACACCAGaagtttaaaggaagaaaattttgtaGCATCTGTTG GGCCCGAAGTCATCAAATCCGTCTTtgagacagaggagaaaaagtCCCAGATCAGTGCGGACAGTGGCGTGAGCCTGACATCTGGTTCCCAG AGGACTGATCCAGACTCTGTCATTGGTGTGAGTCCAGCCGTTATGATCCGAAGCTCAAGTCAGGACTCTGAAGTTAGCACCGTG gtGAGTAATAGCTCTGGAGAGACCCTTGGAGCAGACAGTGACCTGAGCAGCAACGCGGGTGATGGTCCAGGCGGTGAGGGCAGCGCCCACTTGGCCAGCTCTCGGGGCACCTTGTCTGATAGTGAAATTGAGACCAACTCTGCTACCAGCACCATCTTT GGGAAAGCCCACAGCTTGAAGCCAAGTGTCAAGGAGAAGCTGGTGGGCAGCCCAGTTCGCTCGTCTGAGGATGTAAGCCAGCGAGTCTATCTCTACGAGGGACTCCTAG GAAGGGACAAAGGATCGATGTGGGACCAGTTAGAGGATGCGGCTATGGAGACCTTTTCTATAA GCAAAGAACGTTCTACTTTATGGGACCAAATGCAGTTCTGGGAAGACGCGTTCTTAGATGCTGTGATgttggagagagaaggaatgggtATGGACCAGGGTCCCCAGGAAATGATCGACAG GTACCTGTCCCTGGGAGAGCATGACCGGAAGCGCCTGGAGGATGATGAAGATCGTTTGTTGGCCACGCTTTTGCACAACCTCATCTCTTACATGCTACTGATGAAG GTAAATAAGAATGACATCCGAAAGAAGGTGAGGCGCCTAATGGGCAAGTCGCATATTGGGCTTGTGTACAGCCAGCAAATCAACGAAGTGCTTGATCAGCTGGCGAACCTG AATGGACGTGATCTCGCTATCCGGTCCAGTGGCAGCCGGCACATGAAGAAGCAAACATTTGTGGTACATGCAGGGACAGACACAAATGGAGATATCTTCTTCATGGAG GTGTGTGATGACTGCGTGGTCCTGCGGAGTAACATCGGGACGGTGTACGAACGCTGGTGGTACGAGAAGCTCATCAACATGACCTACTGCCCCAAGACCAAGGTGCTGTGCCTGTGGCGCAGAAATGGCTCTGAGACTCAGCTCAACAAGTTCTATACCAAGAAG TGTCGGGAACTGTACTACTGCGTGAAGGACAGCATGGAGAGAGCCGCGGCCCGACAGCAGAGCATCAAACCCG GCCCTGAACTGGGTGGCGAGTTCCCTGTGCAGGACATGAAGACTGGTGAGGGCGGCTTGCTGCAGGTCACCCTAGAAGGGATCAATCTCAAGTTCATGCACAGCCAG
- the LOC132008225 gene encoding MAP kinase-activating death domain protein isoform X50, which yields MVQKKKLCPRLLDYLVIVGARHPSSDSVAQTPELLRRYPLEDHSEFPLPPDVVFFCQPEGCLSVRQRRMSLRDDTSFVFTLTDKDTGVTRYGICVNFYRSFQKRMPKEKGEGGAGSRGKEGPRATCASEEVGTETSETGLSLQPPSADPAPDVNQSPRVKPRAKAGSRSRNSTLTSLCVLSHYPFFSTFRECLYTLKRLVDCCSERLLGKKLGIPRGIQRDTMWRIFTGSLLVEEKSSALLHDLREIEAWIYRLLRSPVPVSGQKRVDIEVLPQELQQALTFALPDPSRFTLVDFPLHLPLELLGVDACLQVLTCILLEHKVVLQSRDYNALSMSVMAFVAMIYPLEYMFPVIPLLPTCMASAEQLLLAPTPYIIGVPASFFLYKLDFKMPDDVWLVDLDSNRVIAPTNAEVLPTLPEPESLELKKHLKQALASMSLNTQPILNLEKFHEGQEIPLLLGRPSNDLQSTPSTEFNPLIYGNDVDSVDVATRVAMVRFFNSPNVLQGFQMHTRTLRLFPRPVVAFQAGSFLASRPRQTPFAEKLARTQAVEYFGEWILNPTNYAFQRIHNNMFDPALIGDKPKWYAHQLQPIHYRVYDSNSQLAEALSVPPERDSDSEPTDDSGSDSMDYDDSSSSYSSLGDFVSEMMKCDINGDTPNVDPLTHAALGDASEVKIDELQNQKESEEVGPESKNSQENPPLRSSSSITASSSPSTVIHGANAEPADSTEVDDKAAVGVSKPLSAVPSSMGKSNTDRHQTEIGEGAQKLLRPNSLKLASDSEAESDSRASSPTSTISNNSTEGFGGIMSFASSLYRNHSTSFSLSNLTLPTKGAREKTTPFPSLKGNRRALVDQKSSVIKHSPTVKREPPSPQGRSSNSSENQQFLKEVVHSVLDGQGVGWLNMKKVRRLLESEQLRVFVLSKLNRSVQSEDDARQDAIPDVEVSRKVYKGMLDLLKCTVLSLEQSYAHAGLGGMASIFGLLEIAQTHYYSKEPDKRKKSPTESVNTPVGKDPGLSGRGDPKAMAQLRVPQLGPRAPSAAGKGPRELDTRSLKEENFVASVGPEVIKSVFETEEKKSQISADSGVSLTSGSQRTDPDSVIGVSPAVMIRSSSQDSEVSTVVSNSSGETLGADSDLSSNAGDGPGGEGSAHLASSRGTLSDSEIETNSATSTIFGKAHSLKPSVKEKLVGSPVRSSEDVSQRVYLYEGLLGKERSTLWDQMQFWEDAFLDAVMLEREGMGMDQGPQEMIDRYLSLGEHDRKRLEDDEDRLLATLLHNLISYMLLMKVNKNDIRKKVRRLMGKSHIGLVYSQQINEVLDQLANLNGRDLAIRSSGSRHMKKQTFVVHAGTDTNGDIFFMEVCDDCVVLRSNIGTVYERWWYEKLINMTYCPKTKVLCLWRRNGSETQLNKFYTKKCRELYYCVKDSMERAAARQQSIKPGPELGGEFPVQDMKTGEGGLLQVTLEGINLKFMHSQFLKLKKW from the exons ATGGTGCAAAAGAAGAAGCTCTGTCCTCGGTTACTTGATTATCTAGTGATCGTAGGGGCCAG GCACCCGAGCAGTGATAGTGTGGCCCAGACTCCTGAATTACTACGGCGGTACCCCTTGGAGGACCACTCCGAGTTTCCCCTGCCCCCAGATGTAGTGTTCTTCTGCCAGCCTGAGGGCTGTCTGAGTGTGCGTCAGCGGCGCATGAGTCTGCGGGATGACACTTCTTTCGTCTTCACCCTCACTGACAAGGACACTGGAGTCACTCGTTATGGCATCTGTGTTAACTTCTACCGCTCCTTCCAGAAGCGTATGCctaaagaaaagggggaaggTGGGGCAGGGTCACGTGGGAAGGAAGGACCCCGTGCCACTTGTGCATCAGAAGAGGTTGGCACTGAGACCTCAGAGACCGGCCTGTCCTTGCAACCCCCCAGTGCTGACCCCGCCCCCGATGTGAATCAGTCTCCTCGGGTCAAACCCCGGGCCAAGGCAGGGAGCCGTTCACGCAATAGTACTCTGACATCCCTGTGTGTGCTCAGCCACTATCCCTTCTTCTCCACCTTCCGAGAATGTCTGTACACCCTCAAACGTCTTGTGGACTGCTGCAGCGAGCGGCTGCTGGGCAAGAAACTGGGCATCCCTCGAGGCATACAAAG GGACACTATGTGGCGCATCTTTACTGGATCATTGCTAGTGGAGGAGAAGTCAAGTGCCCTTCTTCATGACCTTCGAGAGATTGAGGCCTGGATCTATCGATTGCTTCGTTCCCCAGTGCCCGTCTCTGGGCAGAAGCGAGTAGACATTGAGGTCCTACCCCAGGAGCTCCAACAAGCTCTGACCTTTGCTCTTCCAGACCCTTCTCGATTCACCCTGGTGGATTTCCCACTGCACCTTCCCTTGGAACTTCTGGGTGTGGATGCCTGTCTTCAGGTGCTAACCTGCATCCTCTTAGAGCACAAG GTGGTGCTACAGTCCCGAGACTACAATGCCCTCTCCATGTCTGTGATGGCATTTGTGGCGATGATCTACCCACTGGAGTATATGTTTCCTGTAATCCCACTGCTGCCCACCTGCATGGCATCGGCAGAACAG CTGCTGTTGGCTCCAACTCCATACATCATCGGGGTCCCTGCCAGCTTCTTCCTCTACAAGCTGGACTTCAAAATGCCTGATGACGTATGGCTGGTGGATCTGGACAGCAATAGG GTGATTGCCCCCACCAATGCAGAGGTGCTCCCAACCCTGCCAGAGCCAGAATCATTAGAGCTGAAGAAGCATCTGAAGCAG GCCCTTGCCAGCATGAGTCTCAACACCCAGCCCATCCTCAATCTGGAAAAATTCCACGAAGGCCAAGAGATCCCCCTTCTCTTGGGAAGGCCTTCTAACGACCTGCAGTCCACACCTTCCACTGAATTCAACCCACTCATCTATGGCAATGATGTGGATTCTGTGGATGTTGCAACGAG AGTGGCCATGGTCCGTTTCTTCAACTCCCCCAACGTGCTGCAGGGCTTCCAGATGCACACACGTACCCTGCGTCTCTTCCCTCGGCCCGTGGTAGCTTTTCAAGCTGGCTCCTTTCTAGCCTCACGTCCCCGGCAGACTCCTTTTGCAGAGAAGCTGGCCAGAACTCAGGCCGTGGAGTACTTCGGAGAATGGATCCTGAACCCCACCAACTACGCCTTCCAGCGAATCCACAACA ACATGTTTGATCCAGCCCTGATTGGTGACAAGCCGAAGTGGTATGCCCATCAGCTACAGCCCATCCATTATCGAGTCTATGATAGCAACTCCCAGCTGGCCGAGGCACTGAGCGTGCCCCCAGAGCGCGactctgactctgagcccactGATGACAG TGGCAGCGATAGTATGGATTATGATGACTCAAGCTCTTCTTACTCCTCCCTTGGTGACTTTGTCAGTGAAATGATGAAGTGTGACATCAATGGTGATACTCCCA ATGTGGATCCGTTGACGCATGCAGCGCTGGGGGATGCCAGCGAGGTGAAGATCGATGAGCTGCAGAACCAGAAGGAATCTGAGGAAGTGGGCCCGGAAAGCAAGAACTCTCAGGAAAACCCGCCGCTGCGCTCCAGCTCCAGCATCACCGCCAGCAGTAGCCCCAGCACCGTCATCCATGGAGCTAATGCT GAACCTGCCGATTCAACGGAGGTGGACGATAAGGCAGCAGTAGGCGTCTCCAAGCCCCTCTCTGCCGTGCCTTCCAGCATGGGCAAATCGAACACGGACAGGCACCAGACAGAAATCGGAGAGGG GGCTCAAAAGCTGCTGCGGCCCAACAGCTTGAAACTGGCAAGCGACTCTGAGGCAGAGTCCGACTCTCGCGCAAGTTCACCCACCTCCACCATCTCCAACAACAGCACCGAGGGCTTCGGGGGCATCATGTCTTTTGCCA GCAGCCTATATCGAAACCACAGTACGAGCTTCAGTCTTTCAAACCTCACACTGCCCACCAAAGGTGCGCGAGAGAAGACCACACCCTTCCCCAGTCTGAAAG GAAACAGGAGGGCCTTAGTGGACCAGAAGTCATCTGTTATTAAACACAGCCCAACAGTGAAAAGAGAGCCTCCATCACCTCAGGGTCGATCCAGCAATTCTAG TGAGAACCAGCAGTTCCTGAAGGAGGTGGTCCACAGCGTGCTGGATGGCCAGGGCGTTGGCTGGCTCAACATGAAAAAGGTGCGTCGGCTACTGGAGAGCGAGCAGCTGCGAGTCTTTGTCCTGAGCAAGCTGAATCGCTCAGTGCAGTCAGAGGACGATGCCCGGCAGGACGCCATCCCCGACGTG GAGGTCAGTCGGAAGGTATACAAGGGGATGCTAGACCTGCTCAAGTGCACGGTGCTCAGCCTGGAGCAGTCCTACGCCCACGCGGGTCTGGGGGGTATGGCCAGCATCTTTGGGCTTCTGGAGATTGCCCAGACCCACTACTATAGCAAAG AACCAGACAAGCGGAAGAAAAGTCCAACAGAGAGTGTAAATACCCCAGTCGGCAAGGATCCTGGCCTGTCCGGGCGGGGGGACCCAAAGGCCATGGCACAGCTGAGAGTTCCCCAGCTGGGACCTCGGGCACCAAGTGCTGCAGGAAAGGGTCCCAGAGAACTAGACACCAGaagtttaaaggaagaaaattttgtaGCATCTGTTG GGCCCGAAGTCATCAAATCCGTCTTtgagacagaggagaaaaagtCCCAGATCAGTGCGGACAGTGGCGTGAGCCTGACATCTGGTTCCCAG AGGACTGATCCAGACTCTGTCATTGGTGTGAGTCCAGCCGTTATGATCCGAAGCTCAAGTCAGGACTCTGAAGTTAGCACCGTG gtGAGTAATAGCTCTGGAGAGACCCTTGGAGCAGACAGTGACCTGAGCAGCAACGCGGGTGATGGTCCAGGCGGTGAGGGCAGCGCCCACTTGGCCAGCTCTCGGGGCACCTTGTCTGATAGTGAAATTGAGACCAACTCTGCTACCAGCACCATCTTT GGGAAAGCCCACAGCTTGAAGCCAAGTGTCAAGGAGAAGCTGGTGGGCAGCCCAGTTCGCTCGTCTGAGGATGTAAGCCAGCGAGTCTATCTCTACGAGGGACTCCTAG GCAAAGAACGTTCTACTTTATGGGACCAAATGCAGTTCTGGGAAGACGCGTTCTTAGATGCTGTGATgttggagagagaaggaatgggtATGGACCAGGGTCCCCAGGAAATGATCGACAG GTACCTGTCCCTGGGAGAGCATGACCGGAAGCGCCTGGAGGATGATGAAGATCGTTTGTTGGCCACGCTTTTGCACAACCTCATCTCTTACATGCTACTGATGAAG GTAAATAAGAATGACATCCGAAAGAAGGTGAGGCGCCTAATGGGCAAGTCGCATATTGGGCTTGTGTACAGCCAGCAAATCAACGAAGTGCTTGATCAGCTGGCGAACCTG AATGGACGTGATCTCGCTATCCGGTCCAGTGGCAGCCGGCACATGAAGAAGCAAACATTTGTGGTACATGCAGGGACAGACACAAATGGAGATATCTTCTTCATGGAG GTGTGTGATGACTGCGTGGTCCTGCGGAGTAACATCGGGACGGTGTACGAACGCTGGTGGTACGAGAAGCTCATCAACATGACCTACTGCCCCAAGACCAAGGTGCTGTGCCTGTGGCGCAGAAATGGCTCTGAGACTCAGCTCAACAAGTTCTATACCAAGAAG TGTCGGGAACTGTACTACTGCGTGAAGGACAGCATGGAGAGAGCCGCGGCCCGACAGCAGAGCATCAAACCCG GCCCTGAACTGGGTGGCGAGTTCCCTGTGCAGGACATGAAGACTGGTGAGGGCGGCTTGCTGCAGGTCACCCTAGAAGGGATCAATCTCAAGTTCATGCACAGCCAG